In Toxoplasma gondii ME49 chromosome X, whole genome shotgun sequence, a single genomic region encodes these proteins:
- a CDS encoding hydrolase, NUDIX family protein (encoded by transcript TGME49_227450): protein MHPRESRKEITSRFLIRSHSIIASMSSAGESLLALLRPQAKGSGGSASAPVAAESQRNRERMFLPVASREGSQVVVPREEGRRNGAVPVADPTSLRVLEGADSSVVPGTRSDGRVQNPEGTIGTGFRFASSPEPRTFSSIYRTSAHTHYAARTGQESSAYVYESSSVCTADVRVGPAAEAAATSTCGPSRFSAPAGDSSRGSVFQTGVARANFSSEAARQHSSGFSVPSAKPSAASGVSTPAFHGNLGPFQRDPAILSASRSSSCTSSAPSAPQTTLAQQTSVTVSQSVFSSLQHTSSSPCLQASEFTAATAKSLHSAPFQSNEGPACLTEVAQSGGLRSDAFKGSVPLDQRPGSEGSTEKRNSRNLPAEASSVSNTTRVLLAALGAAQPTLLSRSKREDVGSSGVSVEQSEHVPVAGARSGTLGNANLPPGEVPTSIVMREQSFSVSTQRTNAGSPDSESTVLAETRTVEIHQRRPSERAEASMHDAAGVANAVGCLDSSVAGTQPKVASPPRDSPGRDAPTSFAGHVSCITSSFDPLAFASPGDKTATGILGVSLVPSAEKNRETLPAEGEPSAGRREDGPGSEKNDDKKEKGQKKKRKKEKENEKKEERSTLNSCDAQSSSSCSEATSNQAPGEDGADAPTNLTAEREKANGIKRKCRDPALLDEALLDCYGRFITLLPDAFLRDRIHLYFQIQEAFWWYDDIWWEKHAERLPKLTLKDFGCLICHDCPILQHYIPPEKHDKFLANWKRYCRTIPLRGAIILNEDLSKCLMVTGWKGGTWMFPRGKVDEMEQDAVCACREIWEEVGVDISPYIDEEVYVEHVIEEQPIKLFIIPGIKETVNFQPLKRKEIGRIGWIDTWRLPGWHLLQSPHSAHPGMIDQQKFLRTWQVEPFIPALRGWIELLKKSGRRFAAVAAASTKRAGGSPVSSVSLHALPSTSTSTCIAGCYYQVAPDVSRHVIEHLQDAARALPYSAALAGIRLKPSAAPRQSPSPQKGPVSSPAGALPEAFQAATSQGTRPQKQIGTLPWTGSVTTGAPESYNAETPVLNTNTGKPRVLQARPGAGGEVAGVRTPQPAGEAGAGGAVCTPEGVEPQEESAGVADDGHFGHRCTVSGGAGFSGYHLPAAGRGRGHLVGMRLREVGLRSFDDQDVDRRRALQQLTFGGQGSALMTKVPLSPSSGERLAKTPRGSCSSASESPGEGGASAAVGQRGHGAAGRKKKSSGGDTGDTREASGGQSPPSPVAAPQRKKATSLDDLGVSYHVPSKVGRRGERAGPGAKKARAWGKDRCNNTTFGGGHGGGWSVEEMFRFNEENFGVVSTYDIESYTVPLPKKVPPQGGEGIPRRGSARSGGDASSTVLPTPASAIPKTQQTLRQIGIAAADPERGREGNGASSGNGSTGKAAMAAAGGSEGAVGSCSIDGSVCRAREDEKGEKRRLGASASSTPLSSKAGGSQSEHPTGNAVPGGNLEKSGPWTESRVVTPGLPTLKEGSIGSVGRAPEAPTRLCQNAQASAALLGLLKGGVNPPASSLEGRGKETNVGTTAEQRAKAGGDAKVGGDGKRSVAEAPEATVVAPTTAARESGVAIKGPFVFDAFLQKVKEQQRGLVLSQESSLLAKATETDGKASKAEGARVSTPTLATSEGTTKVCLSMAMRQLADSPGMQMACSSGPFHRFEMLGPGRDTAAAGVGDGTVSSPPKTPSCVSPPRYVAEKQRRQQEAWAESGLGSSESDGEYRAMASPPPAPYMHSMDSPGYVSEGPNLGRLANALGSETSLPSFELHEFEEREVDAHEGLREDFASVTRGGDNRWAIRTAGSAEAAGAGRGHAGSPALTAQRPPLGTATASAEGEPAAGGAQDSSGAGEESCNKKDTRWSKKTEKPGVGDRVARQQLSEFGEDKGTQRQRKPKTAAKDVERASHLMSGAEAAQVQRGREAHRPGPDGPEMGFRKNGRRQRRGAQRRNACSGSRGESGVRSGEEKNEDGTDASDDAEDEYEQDHTILGKLRRLSQDMIPVSPPHTGAGRQGRNSRPVMKTHNDEDAATGVNESAMVEVFSMWLSQGPGAPK, encoded by the exons ATGCACCCACGGGAGTCCCGTAAAGAGATCACGTCTCGCTTTCTCATTCGCAGCCATTCAATAATCGCATCCATGTCGTCTGCTGGCGAGTCCCTCCTAGCTCTGCTGCGGCCACAGGCAAAGGGTTCTGGTGGCTCCGCGAGCGCTCCCGTAGCGGCTGAGTCGCAAAGAAATCGCGAAAGAATgtttcttcctgtcgcttCACGCGAAGGAAGTCAAGTGGTCGTgcctcgagaagaaggccggAGAAACGGCGCCGTCCCGGTGGCAGACCCGACGAGCTTGCGGGTGCTGGAGGGGGCAGATTCCAGTGTTGTTCCAGGGACACGCAGCGATGGGAGAGTCCAGAACCCGGAAGGGACCATTGGAACAGGTTTTCGTTTTGCTTCCTCGCCAGAACCGCGCACTTTCTCATCTATCTACCGCACTTCTGCCCACACTCACTATGCTGCAAGGACCGGGCAGGAGTCCTCCGCTTACGTGTACGAATCTTCCAGTGTTTGTACAGCTGACGTGCGGGTCGGGCCGGCCGCCGAAGCGGCCGCAACGTCGACCTGCGGTCCGTCGCGTTTTTCCGCTCCCGCCGGCGACAGTTCTCGCGGGAGTGTCTTCCAAACAGGTGTGGCTCGCGCGAACTTTTCCTCTGAGGCTGCTAGGCAGCACTCCTCTGGTTTTTCCGTCCCGTCTGCGAAACCTTCTGCAGCTTCAGGTGTATCGACTCCCGCCTTTCACGGGAACTTGGGTCCGTTTCAGCGCGACCCCGCcattctctctgcgtctcgttcttcgtcttgtaCCAGCTCAGCGCCATCAGCGCCGCAAACGACTCTTGCGCAGCAGACCTCAGTTACCGTCTCGcagtctgtcttctcgtctctaCAGCACacctcctcgtcgccttGTCTCCAGGCCTCCGAGTTCACCGCTGCCACTGCCAAATCCCTTCACTCGGCGCCGTTTCAAAGCAACGAGGGGCCTGCGTGTTTGACGGAGGTGGCGCAGAGCGGCGGACTTCGTTCAGACGCCTTCAAGGGTTCCGTTCCTCTCGACCAGAGACCTGGATCCGAAGGctccacagaaaagaggaatTCAAGGAATCTACCTGCTGaagcttcttctgtgtcaaACACCACACGGGTGTTGCTGGCGGCCTTGGGAGCGGCGCAGCCGACCTTGCTGTCCCGATCGAAGCGGGAAGATGTGGGATCCTCGGGAGTCTCTGTGGAGCAATCTGAGCATGTGCCTGTGGCTGGCGCCCGCAGCGGAACACTCGGGAACGCAAATTTGCCTCCTGGAGAGGTTCCGACATCAATCGTAATGAGGGAGCAGAGTTTTTCAGTCTCGACTCAGAGAACGAATGCGGGTTCACCAGACTCCGAATCGACCGTTCTTGCCGAAACGCGAACAGTGGAAATTCATCAGCGAAGACCGTCAGAGAGAGCTGAAGCCTCCATGCACGACGCCGCCGGGGTCGCGAACGCCGTcgggtgtctagacagctCAGTTGCAGGGACGCAGCCAAAGGTGGCGTCTCCGCCGAGAGACAGTCCAGGCAGAGATGCTCCCACCTCTTTTGCTGGCCACGTTTCTTGCATCACGTCTAGCTTCGACCCCCttgccttcgcttcccctGGCGACAAGACGGCCACGGGAATCCTTGGAGTTTCTCTTGTGCCGTCTGCCGAAAAGAATCGGGAGACACTTCCTGCCGAGGGGGAGCCTTCGGCGGGCCGGCGGGAAGATGGgccaggaagcgagaagaatgACGATAAAAAGGAGAAGGgtcagaagaagaagcggaaaaaggagaaagagaacgagaagaaggaggagagaagcacgcTCAACAGCTGCGACGCCCAGAGCAGTTCGAGCTGCAGTGAGGCGACAAGCAACCAAGCCCCGGGCGAGGACGGGGCAGATGCGCCTACCAATCTTacagcagagagggagaaggcgaatgGAATTAAGCGCAAGTGTCGCGACCCTGCTCTCCTAGATGAAGCCCTGCTTGACTGCTATGGGCGCTTCATCACACTTCTTCCCGACGCCTTTCTCAGAGACCGCATTCACCTGTACTTTCAAATCCAGGAGGCGTTCTGGTGGTACGACGATATTTGGTGGGAGAAGCATGCAGAGCGCCTCCCAAAGTTGACGCTGAAGGATTTCGGGTGCCTCATCTGTCACGACTGCCCCATCCTCCAACACTACATTCCCCCCGAGAAGCACGACAAGTTCCTTGCCAACTGGAAACGCTATTGTAGAACGATTCCTCTGCGCGGGGCCATCATCCTCAACGAAGATCTCTCCAAGTGTCTCATGGTCACA GGTTGGAAGGGCGGCACGTGGATGTTTCCCCGCGGGAAGGTCGACGAGATGGAGCAGGACGCCGTGTGTGCGTGTCGGGAGATTTGGGAGGAAGTCGGCGTGGACATTTCGCCGTACATCGACGAGGAGGTGTACGTGGAGCACGTTATCGAGGAGCAGCCAATTAAGTTGTTTATCATTCCTGGAATCAAGGAAACGGTGAACTTCCAACCGCTGAAGCGAAAGGAGATCGGCCGGATCGGCTGGATCGACACCTGGCGGCTCCCAGGCTGGCACTTGCTGCAGAGTCCGCACTCCGCACACCCGGGGATGATTGACCAACAGAAGTTTCTCCGGACTTGGCAAGTTGAACCTTTCATCCCGGCACTCCGAGGGTGGATCGAGCTCCTGAAGAAGTCTGGGCGCCGATTCGCAGCTGTCGCCGCGGCGTCTACGAAGCGCGCGGGAGGGAGCCcggtctcctctgtctctctgcatgcgttgcctTCGACCTCGACATCGACGTGCATTGCCGGCTGCTACTACCAGGTTGCCCCCGATGTGTCCCGCCACGTGATTGAACACCTCCAGGACGCTGCGCGGGCGCTCCCGTACAGCGCCGCGCTCGCAGGCATTCGCCTCAAGCCGTCTGCGGCTCCGCGCCAGAGTCCCTCGCCCCAGAAAGGCCCCGTCAGTTCTCCTGCGGGCGCCCTCCCAGAAGCATTCCAGGCCGCCACGAGCCAAGGCACTCGGCCACAAAAACAAATCGGCACGCTCCCCTGGACGGGCTCCGTGACCACCGGCGCCCCAGAGAGCTACAACGCAGAAACGCCCGTTCTGAACACCAACACGGGGAAGCCCCGGGTGCTGCAGGCCAGGCCCGGAGCCGGCGGCGAGGTCGCGGgcgtacgtacaccgcagccGGCCGGAGAAGCAGGGGCGGGTGGCGCTGTGTGTACACCGGAGGGCGTCGAGCcgcaggaagagagcgcgGGGGTGGCAGACGACGGACACTTTGGGCATCGATGCACGGTCAGTGGAGGAGCAGGTTTTTCCGGGTATCACCTGCCGGCGGCGGGCAGGGGTCGAGGCCATTTAGTGGGCATGCGCCTCCGGGAAGTGGGGCTGCGGAGCTTCGATGACCAGGACGTCGACCGGCGGCGCGCGCTTCAACAGCTGACGTTTGGCGGACAAGGAAGTGCGTTGATGACAAAGGTGCccttgtcgccttcttcgggCGAGCGACTGGCGAAGACCCCGCGGGGGAGCTGTTCGTCCGCGAGCGAGTCACCCGGGGAAGGCGGTGCCTCGGCGGCCGTTGGCCAGAGGGGCCACGGCGCTGCgggcaggaagaagaagtcctCGGggggagacactggagacacCCGCGAGGCCTCTGGCGGGCagtctccgccttcgccggTGGCGGCACCGCAGCGGAAGAAAGCCACGTCGCTGGACGACTTGGGAGTCTCGTACCACGTGCCGAGCAAGGTGGGGAGGCGCGGAGAGCGCGCCGGTCCTGGTGCGAAGAAGGCTCGCGCGTGGGGTAAGGACAGATGCAATAACACTACTTTCGGAGGCGGCCACGGCGGCGGGTGGAGCGTGGAAGAGATGTTTCGCTTTAATGAAGAAAACTTCGGAGTCGTCTCCACATACGACATCGAGTCATACACCGTCCCGCTGCCAAAGAAGGTGCCTCCGCAGGGAGGCGAGGGGATTCCTCGCCGCGGCTCCGCGAGGTCTGGAGGAGATGCCTCCTCGACCGTACTTCCAACTCCTGCCAGCGCGATCCCCAAAACCCAGCAGACGCTTCGACAAATCGGAATTGCCGCGGCGGATCCCGAAAGAGGACGCGAAGGCAACGGCGCAAGTTCTGGAAACGGAAGTACCGGGAAAGCAGCCATGGCAGCGGCGGGTGGAAGCGAGGGGGCGGTGGGGTCGTGCAGTATCGACGGGAGCGTATgtcgcgcgagagaggacgagaaaggagagaaaaggcgtcTGGGCGCGAGCGCCTCGAGTACGCCTCTCTCGTCGAAGGCGGGAGGGAGCCAGAGCGAACACCCGACAGGGAATGCCGTGCCAGGCGGCAATCTTGAGAAGTCGGGACCATGGACGGAGTCGCGTGTCGTTACACCTGGGCTCCCCACGCTCAAGGAAGGAAGTATAGGGAGTGTCGGGCGCGCGCCCGAGGCGCCCACTCGTCTTTGCCAGAACGCCCAGGCTTCCGCCGCCCTTCTGGGGCTTCTGAAGGGAGGGGTGAATCCGCCTGCATCTTCGCTCGAGGGGAGGGGTAAGGAGACGAATGTAGGGACAACGGCCGAGCAGCGAGCCAAGGCGGGAGGGGACGCCAAGGTGGGGGGTGACGGCAAGAGGAGTGTCGCGGAAGCTCCCGAGGCGACAGTGGTCGCTCCGACGACCGCGGCCCGAGAGAGTGGAGTCGCGATCAAGGgccccttcgtcttcgacgCTTTTCTTCAGAAAGTGAAGGAGCAGCAGCGAGGACTGGTGCTCTCCCAGGagtcctcgcttctcgcgaAAGCTACAGAGACAGATGGGAAGGCCAGCAAGGCAGAGGGggctcgcgtctccacacCGACGCTAGCTACGTCAGAGGGGACGACCAAGGTGTGTCTCTCGATGGCAATGCGGCAGCTGGCGGACTCGCCTGGAATGCAGATGGCTTGCAGCTCCGGGCCCTTCCACCGATTTGAAATGCTGGGGCCAGGCAGAGACACGGCGGCCGCTGGAGTAGGAGATGGCactgtctcgtctccgccgAAAACCCCTTCGTGTGTCTCGCCCCCCCGGTACGtcgcggagaagcagcgtCGACAGCAGGAAGCGTGGGCCGAGTCCGGCTTGGGCTCGAGTGAAAGCGATGGCGAGTACAGAGCGAtggcgtctccgcctcccgcGCCGTACATGCACTCAATGGACTCGCCCGGATACGTGAGCGAAGGCCCCAACCTGGGGCGCCTCGCCAACGCTCTCGGCTCTGAGACGTCTCTTCCGTCCTTCGAACTTCACGAGtttgaagagcgagaagtgGACGCACATGAAGGATTGCGGGAAGACTTCGCTTCCGTCACCCGAGGCGGAGACAACAGATGGGCCATACGGACAGCTGGATCCGCCGAGGCGGCAGGTGCGGGCAGGGGGCATGCAGGCTCCCCGGCGCTGACTGCGCAACGACCTCCTCTAGGAACCGCAACCGCCAGTGCCGAGGGCGAGCCTGCAGCTGGAGGAGCCCAGGACTCGTCAGGGGCCGGCGAGGAAAGTTGCAACAAGAAGGACACACGGTGgtcgaagaaaacggagaagcctGGAGTTGGAGACCGTGTCGCTCGTCAACAGTTGAGCGAGTTCGGAGAAGACAAGGGAACTcagcgacaaagaaaacCGAAAACAGCGGCGAAGGATGTGGAGAGAGCCTCGCACCTAATGAGTGGCGCTGAGGCCGCGCAAGTTCAGCGGGGCCGCGAAGCCCACCGACCGGGGCCGGACGGACCCGAGATGGGCTTCAGGAAAAACGgacggaggcagaggcgtGGTGCTCAGAGACGGAACGCCTGTTCGGGGTCGCGCGGCGAGAGCGGCGTGCGATctggggaagagaaaaacgaagatggcacagacgcgagcgacgaCGCGGAAGACGAATATGAACAAGACCACACGATTCTCGGGAAGCTGAGGCGACTGAGTCAAGATATGATTCCAGTGTCTCCACCACACACCGGCGCGGGTCGACAAGGTCGCAACTCTCGGCCTGTCATGAAGACCCACAATGACGAAGATGCGGCTACAGGAGTAAACGAGAGC GCGATGGTGGAGGTGTTCTCGATGTGGCTGAGTCAGGGCCCGGGGGCGCCCAAGTAA
- a CDS encoding WD domain, G-beta repeat-containing protein (encoded by transcript TGME49_227440) yields MPNPPTTSPGGDDISPGWRIPKKGTRRLCFPFRHCSTLRPHSAAVNFLCFSRDNNYLLAASSDKTVSLSNPTTGCHVATFRAGPSGGHDCVVTCVSSGFGNRTFLSTGADGRSFLWDVETQQVTKTLPRHRGQLRACLLLDGVNDRPPRVPQSGAGPATEQGGTELRCSSFHSQKPSSTLPQPAATFFSHVAILAGDDRAIRIYDVRINNRHSCIQEMQDAKDSITGLLSTGDSVLACSADGCVYEYDIRQGRLYTDEIFQPITSFCLSRDGQSLLLSCSDGLLRLQERTTGEIVLGLSGHTQRQQYRLEAQFTMLDLACRQGTSSSWKGHALSFDSSSFDSTGDHDFTHAGDFDQYLGIHDRDEDRLPEYRMCVLSGSEDGSLVGWDLQEAALTDAENQICATEWMVIRQQIHGNEEDECTGNGGKNKRDVALLCLQIEEEQGCLVTGASDGRIKLWQKR; encoded by the exons ATGCCGAACCCTCCAACCACCTCGCCTGGGGGTGATGACATTTCACCTGGATGGCGAATACCAAAGAAAGGAACAAGACGGCTGTGTTTTCCCTTCCGACACTGCAGCACGCTTCGTCCACACAGCGCCGCTGTGAATTTCTTGTGCTTTTCCCGAGACAATAATTATCTTCTTGCTGCTTCCTCAGATAAaactgtctccctctccaaTCCAACAACGGGGTGCCACGTGGCCACTTTCCGAG CGGGACCGTCGGGGGGCCACGACTGTGTGGTAACGTGCGTGAGCAGCGGCTTCGGCAATCGAACTTTCCTTTCCACCGGTGCAGACGGCCGGTCTTTTCTCTGGGACGTCGAGACTCAGCAAGTGACGAAAACGCTGCCTAGACACCGTG GCCAACTCCGAGCATGCCTCCTTCTCGACGGGGTGAACGACCGGCCGCCTCGAGTTCCGCAGTCTGGGGCTGGACCTGCGACCGAGCAGGGTGGAACTGAGCTCCGCTGCTCAAGTTTTCACTCGCAAAAACCGTCAAGCACCCTCCCGCAACCAGCAGCCACTTTTTTCTCCCATGTTGCCATTTTAGCCGGCGACGACCGCGCCATCCGCATCTACGATGTCCGCATCAACAACCGGCACTCGTGTATTCAGGAGATGCAGGATGCAAAGGACTCCATCACGGG CTTGCTCAGCACTGGAGACAGCGTGCTAGCGTGTAGCGCCGACGGATGCGTGTACGAGTACGACATTCGCCAGGGACGGCTGTACACTGACGAAATATTTCAGCCGATCACGAG cttttgcctctctcgagATGGCCAAAGTCTCCTTCTGTCGTGTAGCGACGGTTTGCTGCGTCTCCAAGAGCGTACAACGGGGGAGATTGTGTTGGGGCTGAGTGGACACACACAGCGGCAGCAGTATCGGCTAGAAGCGCAGTTCACAATGCTGGATCTCGCGTGTCGGCAAGGCACTTCAAGTTCGTGGAAAGGCCACGCTCTGTCCTTTGATTCTTCCAGTTTCGATAGTACCGGAGACCACGACTTCACACATGCCGGCGACTTTGACCAGTATTTAGGGATTCACGAtcgcgacgaagacagacTGCCCGAATATCGGATGTGCGTTTTGAGCGGCAGTGAAGACGGTTCGCTTGTCGGCTGGGACCTGCAAGAAGCCGCTTTGACGGATGCTGAAAATCAAATATGTGCGACAGAGTGGATGGTCATTCGACAGCAGATACAcggcaacgaagaagacgagtgTACGGGTAACGGCGGGAAAAACAAACGCGACGTTGCACTTTTGTGTCTCCAGATTGAAGAGGAACAAGGCTGTTTGGTTACCGGGGCTTCTGATGGCCGCATCAAACTGTGGCAGAAACGGTGA
- a CDS encoding transmembrane amino acid transporter protein (encoded by transcript TGME49_227430~Predicted trans-membrane domain (TMHMM2.0):264-287:291-314:342-365:379-399:403-426:445-468:479-502:521-544:566-589:594-617:628-651), whose protein sequence is MSRSDVREALHQFGISLASPLQTVPPIKLPAGHVRREVLFSGMPSSSEMATTTGSAGHEQTAVENAAGGGDNTLSESTRNECMATSQSDIRNTWSGALFMWPKRRSFMGVPGSRAMSGGSTEKGADFFVDTEADDWAMTADRTDAEDDVTETKTVILASGAGGEAKAPTITCIRCGLKGGEGGERQLQNWDMSSAPEGAPQPTSGIGNDQKSSLVDVRRSTTSFCVPCTQTSDREPEDNDNDCESALASDSLSVRQVEGKKSGFLWTGAVILKSSIGGGFLFLPHVFMRGGLVLSFIMFSLVFAAALYCMVLLIHCCKPGVRDTYEGLAERTHGKWARRMVEFCIIVSHLAFSTVNIVLVAGNMRDVIWAATDCDPNFEIPTRVLLWAGAVVYMPLCLLRHMKYLAPVAFVASVGTCVGIVMLLASLGLELATRKEPSQITLFNWQHFPLVLGTVIYMWEGTGLVLPIRENATQKVQANFPRVLSICLGALFTTYTSFVLCANFTFGNHVEPVVLSNLPANILGLGVQAVFAFAIATSVPLMIFPASAIVEHWFLSRFKFRSSTSTVAIYSIVRICLVIIILAAATVGLQQIDNFVALIGGACGAPLTFVFPTLIHIKLHPDEAKRWKLFHYFIICSGVGVQVFSIYWTVASWRGINEFAARCSG, encoded by the exons ATGTCAAGAAGCGACGTTAGGGAGGCCCTTCACCAATTCGGCATTTCATTGGCTAGTCCGCTTCAGACAGTGCCTCCGATTAAGTTGCCTGCCGGACACGTCAGGAGGGAAGTCCTTTTTTCTGGCATGCCTTCTTCGAGCGAGATGGCCACCACCACAGGATCAGCAGGGCATGAGCAGACAGCAGTGGAGAACGCCGCAGGGGGAGGAGATAACACCTTAAGTGAGTCGACGAGAAACGAATGCATGGCCACATCCCAGTCGGATATCAGGAACACATGGTCTGGGGCACTTTTCATGTGGCCCAAACGCAGGAGCTTTATGGGAGTACCAGGTAGCAGAGCGATGTCGGGTGGTTCAACGGAAAAAGGTGCGGATTTTTTCGTCGACACAGAGGCCGATGACTGGGCGATGACCGCAGATAGGACAGATGCCGAGGATGACGTTACGGAAACAAAGACTGTCATTCTTGCCAGTGGAGCAGggggcgaggcgaaggcccCAACCATCACATGCATTCGTTGTGGTCTGAAAGGAggtgaaggaggagaaaggcaacTGCAGAACTGGGACATGTCAAGCGCGCCCGAAGGAGCGCCTCAGCCCACCAGCGGGATCGGAAATGATCAAAAATCTAGTCTGGTTGACGTGCGACGATCGACAACGTCATTCTGCGTGCCCTGCACGCAGACCTCTGATCGCGAGCCAGAAGACAACGACAACGACTGCGAATCGGCACTGGCGTCGGACA GTCTGTCAGTTCGGCAAGTAGAGGGAAAGAAGTCGGGGTTTCTGTGGACGGGTGCAGTCATCTTAAAGTCATCCATCGGTGGCgggtttctcttcctcccccaCGTCTTCATGCGAGGGGggctcgttctctcctttaTCATgttttccctcgtcttcgcagCGGCACTATACTGTATGGTCTTGCTGATTCACTGCTGTAAGCCCGGAGTCAGAGATACATATGAAGGACTTGCTGAGAGGACACACGGTAAATGGGCACGACGTATGGTTGAGTTTTGCATCATCGTATCGCATTTGGCTTTTTCAACGGTCAACATCGTATTAGTTGCAGGGAATATGCGAGACGTCATTTGGGCAGCAACCGACTGCGACCCGAACTTTGAAATCCCCACGCGGGTGCTGCTATGGGCCGGGGCGGTGGTGTATATGCCACTTTGTCTCCTCAGGCATATGAAATACCTTGCCCCTGTAGCTTTTGTCGCCAGTGTTGGAACATGCGTAGGAATTGTCATGCTTCTTGCCTCCCTGGGATTGGAACTAGCCACGCGGAAGGAACCTTCCCAGATCACTTTGTTCAACTGGCAGCATTTCCCTCTCGTGCTGGGAACCGTCATATACATGTGGGAAG GCACGGGCCTAGTGCTACCGATTCGGGAGAACGCTACGCAAAAGGTGCAGGCGAATTTTCCTCGG GTTTTGTCAATATGTCTTGGAGCGCTTTTCACGACCTATACAAGCTTTGTATTGTGCGCGAATTTCACTTTTGGCAATCACGTCGAACCTGTGGTTCTCTCGAATCTACCTGCTAACATCCTCGGACTCGGCGTTCAG GCGGTCTTTGCTTTTGCAATCGCGACATCGGTGCCCTTGATGATATTCCCTGCATCGGCGATCGTTGAGCATTGGTTCCTCTCTCGGTTTAAGTTTCGTTCGTCGACATCGACAGTGGCAATCTACAGCATTGTGCGGATATGCTTG GTTATCATTATTCTGGCGGCTGCGACAGTCGGGTTGCAGCAGATCGACAACTTCGTTGCGCTTATTGGCGGCGCTTGTGGCGCTCCGCTCACCTTCGTTTTTCCTACTCTTATCCATATCAAACTTCATCCTGATGAAGCGAAGCGCTGGAAACTCTTTCACTACTTCATCATCTGCTCGGGAGTTGGGGTCCAAGTTTTCTCCATTTACTGGACAGTAGCTTCCTGGCGTGGAATCAACGAGTTTGCCGCCAGGTGCAGCGGttga